The following are encoded together in the Zonotrichia albicollis isolate bZonAlb1 chromosome 10, bZonAlb1.hap1, whole genome shotgun sequence genome:
- the EAF2 gene encoding ELL-associated factor 2: MNGAVPSLYDPKARVLKLGESFEKQPRCAFHTVRYDFKPASIDMSCEGDLEVGKGEQVTITLPNIEGSTPPVTVFKGSKKPYLKECILIINHDTGECRLEKLSSNITVKKTRAEGSSKVQSRIEQQQQQMRNATKVPNNIKSSPSKEKTFPSSPMDDIERELKAEASIMDQLSSSDSSSDSKSSSSSSSSSENSSSDSEDEEMKPSLPLSMPYLQPQPTVSAMPQQAVPDKDASQNRSQESSGHMMNTLRNDLQLSESGSDSDD; encoded by the exons ATGAACGGAGCGGTCCCGTCGCTCTACGACCCCAAGGCGCGGGTGCTAAAGCTGGGGGAGAGCTTCGAGAAGCAGCCGCGCTGCGCCTTCCACACTGTCCGCT ATGACTTTAAGCCTGCATCTATTGATATGTCCTGTGAAGGAGACCTTGAAGTTGGCAAAGGTGAACAGGTGACAATAACACTGCCAAATATTGAG GGCTCAACTCCACCAGTGACTGTGTTCAAGGGCTCAAAGAAGCCTTACCTAAAAGAATGTATCTTAATTATCAACCATGACACTGGAGAATGTCGCCTAGAGAAACTTAGTAGCAACATCACTGTGAAAAAAACCAG AGCTGAAGGAAGTAGTAAAGTCCAGTCTCGCATtgagcagcaacagcagcaaatGCGAAATGCAACAAAGGTTCCAAACAACATTAAAAGCTCTCCatcaaaggaaaaaacattTCCATCTTCTCCTATGGATGATATTGAACGGG AGCTAAAAGCAGAAGCCAGTATCATGGACCAGCTGAGTAGCTCTGACAGTTCATCTGACTCTAAAAGTTCTTCATCCTCTTCATCAAGTAGTGAAAATAGTTCTAGTGATTCTGAAGATGAGGAAATGAAGCCCTCCCTTCCGCTGTCGATGCCGTATTTGCAGCCTCAGCCCACGGTGTCTGCCATGCCACAACAGGCTGTTCCTGACAAAGATGCCAGTCAGAACAGATCCCAAGAGAGCAGTGGTCATATGATGAATACACTAC GAAATGACTTGCAGCTGAGTGAATCTGGAAGCGATAGTGATGACTGA